DNA from Vibrio gazogenes:
GAATATCCTGGAGTTTGATATCACGATAGCTGCCAGCTTCTTTGGCGGCTGCATGTACCTTCTGGAACTGTTTCAGATCCATTTCGAGCTCAACATCACAGCTGACTTTACCGTCGGTATAGCCATCGGTGACACCGCGGGTAAAGGCAACGGCTGACTCATCATTGATCGTCGCTGTCGCACTTTTAACATGGACATACACTCCAAATAGTGTCGTATCAAAGCTACGACCGGAAAAACGGGCACTCATGCTTCATCTCCTTGGCTGATATAGATTGCAACAGTAATTTTGACCGGGCATTCATACGGCTGAACAGCCATATAAATTTCAACTTCAGTGCTGTTGACCCATTTGATTTGAATGTCGTCATCTTCCGGTGGATAAATCTCACCCGGATTGCCGATCAGTGCCATTTCACGCAGATCCTGCGTCATAAAGAGTTTTGCCTGCGCTTCACTCTGTGGCGTTGAGTTGAATGTCCGATCCGCGATACGGGCAATGGCACGAATGCGAACTTTACGGGCTGCTTTCATTGCCACACGGATATGACGGATATCCTGAAAATCACCGCCTTCCACATCGAGTGTGCGACCCGTTGTCCAGTATTGACCATCGTAGTCCGGATACCACATCGGGCAAGCAATGCGATTAGACTCAAGAGTTTTCAAGACAGACAGTGCTAGCGCTTTACCATCTTTGTCTGTCAGAAAATCCGTTGAACCGACAACACTACCGGTTTTAATCCGTGCCGGAGAATCCGCAATCGATGCATTCACCTGATTGGCCAGACGACCACAGTATTTACCCAGTGTCGAACCATCTGCATGAACCGATGGCACAACCGTAATATATTGGCTGGCAACCCCGTCAACAATTGCAACCGACTTCGCTAACCAAGCTTCCCAAGTTTCGCCGTTGGTTGCGTCGGTATTATCGATTTCCGGCAAACAGCAAATGGCGAAGGTTTCACGGCCAAGTGCATTTTTCAGCTCAGTACGCATGGCAATCGCATCTTCAAGCAAGGTTTTATCCGTTGCAGGGAAATCCAATACGAATGCTTCGAAACTCGCGGTTTCATTGGCTTTACGGACGGCATCTTTCCAGTCATCGGCTTGATCAAGGACCATCACGCCGGCAGTCCATTCGCTGCCACCATTCAACTGCGCAGCCATCACCGTCGCTTGCAGAGACTCACCAGCTGAAGATAATGCTGTTTCCAGATCGGTTGAAGCATCAACAACCGTTAACTCACGTTCCGCACCGGAAACGGTTCCGTATCCGACAAACAGAAAATGATACTCCACCCCGGCAATGGGGCCTTTCATCATGTTTTTAATATTAATAATAACGCTGGGCCACGCCATGTTATCCGCTCCTATTTAATGTGATCATCCGATTGTTCTACTTGCATGTCATATCGCTACTTACAATGCCAAACAACCGCTTGGTGTGATCAAACCCCAACCGGGATTCAATCGCCTTTGGTGTGGGTGAATCAGAAATAATGCGCTGTCATCACCGGCCTGTTTGGCGCAAACCGGTAGTGAAATGACCCAATGTTTCTGCCACCCAGATTTCATATGCATCAATGCGCCACTGTTTACCACGCCAATAAATTGGTCCCGCGACGTCTTCTGTCACACTGATTGGTTCTTCAAACTCAATGTCGATAATGATCGTCGAATGCGTGTCATCCACGGTTGTCATCTCAATCATTGGATTTGCCAGTGTCGCGCCGGCCTCCCGATCGGAATCATGATCCATCAACCAGGCCCCCACATTGGCAAACAGTACCGCAGGGCTATAGGTGAGATGGGGAAAGTTATTGAACACCAGACGAGCGTGATACCGCATGCTCAGTAACTGGCAACCATTGCCCAGAAACTGACTGTCCAGACTCAGGGAGGTATTCTTCATTTGGGTTGTCAGGTTTTGTGCAATCTCATCTCCGACACACGTCGCAATGAATGTTTTAAGTTCTCTGAGCTTATCGCCCGCTTCATACTGAGCCATGAAACTGTCACCTTAGTGTGGGTTAGCTTTCCCGAAGTTGAGCTTTCTTAATTTGATAAATAATTTATAAATATCAATTAATTACATAGAAACAACTTCGTTTTATTTCCCCATTTTGCTGGGTTGAGAGAAGAATACTCGGTCTGAAAAAAAGATGCATCACGTTGAATTCGGCCTGATTCGGATATGGCATAAAACGGAACAGACTGGAATAAATCGGGAGAAAATACGTGATGAACGGTGCGGTTTTATCGATATTTTGTTCGATATCATGGTGTGGAACCGTAAAACTTCTCAGGCAATCCCCCAGGGATAATTTGGCGACCATTGCGGTCTAATCCCTGTGATCAATCGCCGCAAAATCCGCGCACGTCAGATAGCATCGGTGTTGCACTGAGTTTGTTCGCATTTCATGGTAAGTTTTTTTACATTTCGCTAGGTGTATACCATGGATGTTGTTATAATTGCGTCAATTATTCATCAGAGGGAAAGGTATAAATATGAGAGTGTTATGCCCTGAGTGTGGTCAGAAAAGCCGGATTCAAAAATCGAACCGGATAACGAACAGTCATGCTGATTTGTACTGTAGTTGTAGTGATCCTGAGTGTGGTCACACATTCGTCATGAATCTATCTTACAGCCATACTCTGAGCCCTTCGGCCAAGGCCGCCAACCAATTAGTCTGCAATCTAATCAAGTCCCTGCCGCCCGAAAGCAGGGCCAGTCTACAACAAGAATTGTCCTTAATTTAACCGGTTTCTCTCCCTGTCAGTCAGCCGCTGTTCGTATTTTTCTCTATCGGCTGACTGCGTTTTTTCTCCTTTCTTTCCTCTTTCTTCTTCCTCATTGTCTTCCAGACCTGTTCAGGATAAATGTAAATTATCTTTCATAAAGACTGGCACGCAGGCTAGATAAGATAAGACTGTTGGCATGACCGCGACACGATCCGATTCAACAATCACGGATATCAAAAATCTTCCTGCATCATCCCCAAACCGCTCGGTCTTAGGAATCAACAGGAAGATTTTAGCGTGAATATCGGATTGACGTGACTCATCTCAACCATATGACTCAAGCCGAGTGGGAAAAGATTTCAAGGTGTGACTTTGGATGCTCGCCATTGCAGATAGTCATCCGCCCGGCCGGCACACTGACTCAACGCTGATTTCAGACGGGGAATATCTTCCGTGACAATCTCCGGCCAAGTGCCACTGATACTGGGTTTATAACAAGGGACAATGATGCCTTCCGGTGGCAAAACATACTGGGTCTGAATCACTGGTTGTGGTTCAGTATGACTCGCGCAACCGTTCAGTAACGGTAATAGGAACAACGCAAGAATGACCCGATATTTCCTGTTGCAGTGTTTGAATCTCATGGCGTAGTTTTTCCTCGTTATCCGCACTGTTTCGGGCCCGTTTGATCAGGAGTTGATTCATCTGTTCCCGCTCCTGAGCAACCTGATCCAGTACATTTTTCTGCATCATAATCTGTACACTGGATTGAGCGACTTGCGCTGTCAGTTTTTCATTCTCAGCAACCAACCATTTGATTCTGAGCATCACACTGCCAACCCCACACCCAAGCAGCACGAAAATGCCAAGTCTTACATATCCTTTAAAGATCATACATCACCTCTGAATCCGAGGGGGTATGTCCCAGTTGTATCAATGCATCCCTGACTGAAATCTGTCCCAGACAAAGCTGAGTTTCAATCTCTCTGCGTGTGACGATCCCCCGGCAACGATTCTGTGCCACGCGGCAGTCTTTACCGTTCAGATATACCCAGCGATTAAACTCCTGACACGCCCCTTCAATATCCTGTTGCTTTAGTTTGCGATAGAGTGTTGAGCGGCGCAGCGCATTCGTCCCGAGGTTATAGCTGAAATCAAGCGCGGCAATGTGCACATTGGCCGGCAGTTGATAATGCAAGTTCTCGAGTGGCTGGTTATGATAATTCAGGGAACTGGCGAGCATCATGGCACACTGTTCATCACTGTAAGACATATCCTGACGAACCCCTGCCGTTTCTCCGAAACAGACCGTCCAGACTCCTCCCGGATCTTGATAAGCCTCATTTCTCTGACCTTCAAATGTGCCGGTGACAGCCACAGCACCAAAAAGCACCGTACCAATCAATCGGTTATATTTCATGCTGACCTCTATCTTTATTTTGACCTTTACCTTTGTGACTGAAACAGAAACAAACGCACCAATGTAATACCAATGCCGATCACGGATAAGGTTGTACCAATGAGGAAAGCGATATCTGAACCATACCAGACAAAGTTTCCCGTCAGAATGTCATGTAAACTTGAATTCATCATCGACTGATAATTCTCTGCACCCTGAGCGACACTGACACCAACCCCCGTACCACTTCCAACAGCAATTGACATCGTTGCTTTTTCAGAAATAACAGCTCCCCCCTGTCCGGTTTTGAAAGAAAAAAGACTCATCGCTGTGGTTCTCCTGTCAAGTAGAAAGGACGATTTGTATCCAGATTGAATACACGAAAATGAACCCCGTCTGATTTGTCTTGAAACATTCATGCATCCTCATAAATGTGTAGCTTGTTCATATCCCGCTCCCAATGTTTGAACAGATGTTTGCTGGGATGCTTCCCTTTATCACAGCGATAATCATGTTCCAGCCATGCCTGACAAATGGTATCGGTCGGAGCAAACTGATAATGATACATTCGGGTTTTGAACCGTGCTGCAATGGCCGATAACCCGGCAGCATGCTTTGCGGAAATCCCCTTCTGAACCATATTGGTCACAGTGCTATATTTCACTCCAAGGTAGTTGGCAATATATTCATACGCTTTACACTTATTCATCGGCATCCGCCGGACCAAAGCTGAGAACGCATGATTCATGAGCTCTTTGCGCATGGCGTTCATTTCTACTGTGGTAAATTCCATAATCTATTTCCCCATTTTTATGCTCTGGTGTCGCTGCCCTAGCTCAGCAACACGTTTGAAAATGCCGGTTAACGTCCTCGGATCCGGTACCCCTCGCTCACAACGCAGTCGATCAAATTCAGTTGTCACGGCTCGTGGTGACAATCGGATAACCTGCGGTGGTAACGTGCCATTTCGTTCCCGTTGTAACCATTTGTGATAAGTCTTTGCGAAAAGCTGCTGCGCTTTTTCCTGATTGAACTTTCGTGCATCAAATTCACATTCGTTGCGCACCAGTTGTTCCAGACGACTTTGCGGTGCGCGCCGCGTTATCATGCGCTGATAAGCAGGCAGCCATGCCTCGTCATCCAAACACCAGGCACAAAATTTTCCTGGTCCGGGAATAAAATCGGATGAATTCGCCCGTGCCATTCGCAGACCACGCTGTACCTGCACCATGGTATTCACACCCTGCTCCATCATGGCTTTGACATAGTTCAACTTCAGTGTTTCGTATTCCTGTTCACTCCGAATTGAGGCACGCCATGCCGGATGAATCCCCCGTAGCTCACGTAAAATCATGTTGACGATCTGGGCGGCAAAAGTATCGGCAGACTGTTGATCTGCGACCGTTTCACTATCCGCTGACAGCATCTTCAGTCCATTCTGTATTGCTTCATCGGTTATTGACTTCATCATCGATTCCTCACCCGTGTTATGAATCAGTTATGTCGTTCAGGAAACTGATGTAACGCATGAATCCACCCGGTATCCTCATCATCAGGTTCCCAGTTTCGCAACGAATGTCCCGCGGTAGCGTTTTCGCGCACATACCGCGCTTGTGAGAGATAACCCGGAAATTTGTTGGTATTGAACAGTGTGGCCGGCCGCAAATATTGGCGCATCCGGGCATCATTTCCCCACTCTCGAACTTTGTGATCAATCACAGCCACGAGATCCTCAACCGAGAAATCTTCCTGTAAGCGCGCCATAATTAAACTGGCGGTTTGCCCCTTTGGCTGAAACCGTGTTTGTGCCGCTTGATTCAAATGAAAAACAACGGCTTGCATCGTTTGATGTTGTGATGATGTTGTCACAGCGACATCACTTTTTGCTAATGGCCGGGCAAGGATCATTGCTTGATCATTCCGTTCTTGTTGTGGATCAGTCATTATTTGTGTCGTTTGAGCCGGATCTGGTTCAGCCAGATCTGGCTTATCCGTTTCAGCACACGGGCTTGCCTCAATAGCCTTATCCGGATGAGCCGTTTTTGGTTCATCGAAAACGATGTATTCAATTTCTCCGGAGGCTCGCTTTTGTGTCGTCACATAACCGACCTGCCGCAACTCTTTCAAAATGGCGTAAACGCCATCCCGACCCGTTTTCTTCGCAGATCCTTGCGTCACATTGGCTAAATGAGCAGGGCTAACCTGCCAGTGATCCGGCTTAGAAAGCAGATAAGTCAACATTCCCATCGCCTGAAAGGACAAATGCCCTTCCTGAAAAATATGATTGCCGACCAACGTAAAACACTGCTCCCGCTTGGCCCGTCTAATACTCATCCATACACCTTTTTAACGACCGAAATATCATGTCTTTGCCAGACTGAAAAACGGATAAGGATCCAACACCTCACCACTATTTTGATGGTAATAGTAAGAAAACTTTCACTCAGTGTAAATATAACGACGTAATAAAATTTTCTTTCCTAGTGTAAAAATCATTACAAAAGTGCTGTATACTTGGATTGAAAAGGGCTATGATGGGAATTCTGAATGCGAACACCTGTCAGGGTTCTGGAAAGAAACAACCAATTGAGGATACCCCGTCATCACGGGCAGTGTGATTTATGATTGTTGAATTAGGCGAACGTCTCAAAGCCAGACGAGAAAGTTTAGGGCTCACCCAAGACATGCTGACGGCCCGAGTGAAAGAGATTGATTCATCACTGAGTCTGAATCGGATTACGATCAGTCAGATCGAAAACGGCATTCAGTCAAGTATGAAAGATCGCTTATTACTGGCGATGTCTAAAGCATTAGAATGTTCACCGGAATGGATTGTATACGGCACCAATTCTGCCAATGCCGAGCACGCGGATATACCGTCGCAGGCAAACGTCAGTCATGGTCCCGCTGTTTCGACCATGTGTCCGGTCATCTCCTGGGTGAAAGCCGGTGATTTTTCTGAAGCGGTAACCCCGTATGCGCCGGATGAATATGAATATTATCCTTGTCCGGTGCACAGTGGCCCCGGCACTTATATTCTCCGGGTTCGGGGTGACTCGATGGAACCAAGGTTTGAGGAAAACGATTTGATCTTTATTGATCCGAATCTCGTCGAACCAGAACACAACAAGTTCGTCATTGCGATGCTGACCGATTCGGCAGAAGCAACATTCAAACAGATACAAGTTATTGATAATAAGAAATATCTGAAGGCGCTTAATCCTTCCTATCCGCCAGAACTGCGGTTTTTATCAATCAATGGTAACTGTCAGATCATTGGGACAGTCATTGCCCACATGAAACCCATTTAACATTCTGTTTTAACATTGAACTCATTAAAAAGGGGAGCTATAAAAGCTCCCCTCTCAGATATAACCAATCACGCTGTTACAGAATCATACCACCAAAGATAAATCCGAACGTCACTGCTGAAGTGATAGTCACCACACCCGGAATAAAGAACGGATGGTTGAAGACATAACTGCCGATTCGGGTTGACCCCGTATCATCCATCTCGACTGCCGCCAATAATGTTGGATAAGTTGGCAGAACAAAGAGCGCACTCACAGCAGCAAAAGAAGCAACGGCTGTCAACGGTGCGACACCAATGGCTAGTGCAGCGGGCATCAGTGCAGTCGTTGTCGCACCTTGTGAATAAAGCAGCATTGATGCAAAAAACAGAGTAATCGCCAGCATCCATGGATATTGCTCAAGAATATGTGCCGATAATTCTTTAATCTCGTTGATATGACCGGAAACAAAGGTATCACCTAACCAAGCAACCCCAAGTACACAGACACAAGCACTCATCCCAGATTTAAACGTTGAAACTGAGCTGATTTTTGAAGCATCGACCTTCGTAAACAGGATAATGGCCGTCGCTGCCATCAGCATAATCGCCATAATGGCTTGGTTACGACCGATTGCAGGGTCAGTAATCAATCCGACAGTCTTACTAATCATTGTCGCGTAAGCAACCACAGCAACAATCGCAATGACGAAGATATAAACAGAAGTTTTTGCTGATGGTAGGATCTCACGTTTGGTTGCACCGCGAACTTTAATCAGACCTTTTGCCAGACGTTCTTGATAAATCGGATCATCTTCCAGATCTTTACCTAAGAAATTAGCGACAAAAGCACCAACCATACAGGCTGCAAACGTGGTTGGAATACACACAGCCAGCAACATAAGATAACCGACGCCTAACGGCTCAAGAATACCAGAGAAAAAAACCACAGCTGCGGAAATGGGAGATGCTGTAATCGCAATTTGAGATGCGACCACCGCTATCGACAGGGGACGTGACGGTCTGACTTTTTGCTCTTTCGCCACTTCAGCAATAACCGGCAAAGTTGAAAATGCCGTATGACCAGTGCCCGCCAAAAGTGTCATCACAAAAGTTACGATGGGCGCATAAAAGGTAATATGTTTCGGATTTTTTCTTAAAAACGTTTCTGCCAGGTCAACCAGCCAGTCCATACCACCGGCAACTTGCATCGCTGCAATTGCGGTAATCACGGACATAATGATTAAAATAACATCGACCGGGATGGTACCTGCGTGCATGCCCAATCCCATTGTCAAAATGATGACCCCTGCCCCGCCGGCAAATCCAATGCCGATACCGCCAATTCTGGCGCCGAGAAAAATGAAGAGCAGGACAATAAACAGCTCTACTGCTACCATGATGATACCTCGTTAAGTTATTGTATTTTAATTAATAATTTTTATTTCAATATTGAATAATGACTTAGTGGGGCAATTGATAGCAGATCCATTGCAAGCACCCTCTCACAAACTAAAATCCCTTACATCTCAACCACTCAATAACGACTTTAATTTACGAACACGTCTTGCTTTTTTGTTACAGGAAATTAAACGATAAATAACGTCCTGAACCCAAAAATATATTTATGAAATCAATATTTTTCCTCAATTCACAAATAAAAAACACACTATATTTACATTTGAAACAATTGATTATTTAAATAAATCAATTGAAACTTTATTATTTCCTATAGGTAAAAAGTGACTCAAATTGATAACGCTTGTTATGTTGCATATTCAGTGACAACAATAAAAGAAACGGAGGAAATCTTGACAGGTTAGCCTGATCGAGGGAGACGGATAGATAAGAACAGAAAACATCTCTCATAGTAATCATCAAGAATCCTTAGTTTATTATGTCGGAAATCATGTAATGATGACCGTTCACTAAAATATAAGAATCCTTTCTGGGCAAAGATTAGTTTAAAAATCCATCCTGATTTTGGAGTTCATCATACCGTACCAACGCAAAAATAACAGTACTTAGATCACCTTTTTGGTGCATCCGGTTATTGACCAAAAAATAAATAAATAAAAATTGATCTAAATAAAATAATGAACATCTTGAAGAGATCTGACACAACAAAGTTGTGTCAGATATATATGAATAAATTGATGTTAATCAATTAACCATTCCGATAAATATAACTATAGGCATTAATAGCCGGGACACCACCCAAGTGTGCATATAATACTTTGGCACCTTTGGGAAAGAATCCCTTCCGGGTCAAATCAATCAAACCTTGCATCGATTTTCCTTCGTACACCGGATCGGTCATCATACCTTCCGTACGCGCTGCAATTCGAATCGCATCATTGGTCTCATCAGAAGGAACACCATAAGCCGGATAAGCATAATCATCCATGATGACGATATCTTCCGCTGTGATTTCTTGGCCCAATTCAACCAAATCAGCCGTATGCTGTGCAATACGTAAAACCTGCTCATGGTTTTTCTCCGGGGTACCTGAAGCATCAATACCAATCACATTTTGTGCTCTGCCATCTGCCGCAAAACCGACAACCATCCCGGCCATGGTAGACCCCGTCACCGTACACACCACGATATAATCGAATTTGATTCCCATGTCGGCTTCTTGTTCGCGAACTTCTTCAGCAAACCGGACATACCCTAACCCGCCATATGGATGCTCTGATGCACCGGCAGGAATCGGATAAGGAACACCCCCTTTTGCTTTGACATCTTCAATTGCATTTTCCCAACTTTCGCGAATACCAATATCAAACCCTTCATCAACCAGTTCAATCTCGGCACCCATTACCCGGCTCATCAGAATATTGCCGACACGATCATAGACCGCATCCTGAAATGGCACCCAGCTCTCCTGTACCAGCCGACATTTCATGCCGATTTTCGCAGCCGTCGCCGCCACCAGACGAGTATGGTTTGATTGCACACCTCCGATAGTCACTAATGTATCGGCACAACTGGCAAGCGCCTCAGGGACGATATATTCCAGCTTCCGAATTTTGTTACCGCCAAAAGCCAGCCCACAGTTGCAATCTTCTCGCTTGGCATAAATTTCCACTTCTCCTCCGAGAAATTCACTCAGGCGACTGAGCTTTTCAATCGGGGTCGGACCAAAATTCAGCGGGTAACGTTCAAACTTCTCCAATTTCATGACAAATTTCCTTATATGCGATAACAATCTTGTTTGAAAGGATATGCATTTAGATTACTCAATCTGAAATGAAATGTGCTTCCGATTTGTTTTCATTTTTTTAATATAAATTTTACATATACGCCATAAATAGATATTTTAATGAATAAATAACCATTAAAATGCAAGATAATTTCATGAATCAATCACTTGATCGCATCGATCTGAAACTGCTACGCCTGTTACAACAAGACGGCAGAGCGAGTAATGCCGTATTGGCAGAAAAAACCAATATTAGTCCGGCGACGTGTCATCGCCGTGTTGAACGCTTGTTCAAGCAAGGGACAATTCAGTCAGTCAGGGCAGAAGTTAATCCACAGGATATTGATTTGGGCACTTTGGTTACTGTTGGTGTGGTGCTGGATCGCTCAACACCGGAAAGCTTTGCCGCATTTGAAGCGGCAATTGTTCGCCTGCCTGTCATGATTGATTGCCAGTTAGTTGCGGGGGAATTTGACTATTTTCTCCGGGTCCGGGTACAAGATATGGCGGATTTCAATCAACTGCATGCGACTCAGTTGATCGCCCTGCCCGGTGTCCGACAAATCCGAACCTTTTTTGTGATGAAAGAAGTCATTCACCATGCGCCGTTACGGTTCTAACTCACGCGATATGCAGTCATGGTAGAGGGATAATCACATCGCAGCATAAAAAAACGGGGCTCAAAGCCCCGTTTCTCTTTATATCTGCAAAAACAACATGATATATCTGCAAAAAACAACATGGTTATATTAGAAGTGCAGTTGAATCACTGACACGACGATACAGCCCGGACGTCTGATACCATCAATCTCAACACGAATTTCACGCTCGATTTCCAACCCTTTACGCACGGGGGTCACCTTGGTCAGAATACTTTTCGCCCGGACCCGATCACCTGACTTCACCGGATACGGAAAACGCACCTGATTCAGACCAACGTTCACAACCATTTTTGCGGTCGGAAATAACGGCACTTCAGGATTCACGCTGTCAGTCAGTTTTGGTAACAATGCTAACGTCAGAAAACCATGTGCAATGGTTGTCTTAAACGGAGACTCAACAGATGCTCGCTCTGGATCCGTATGAATCCACTGTGTATCTTCAGTCACAGAACCAAATTGATCAATCCGGGACTGGTCAATATTCAACCACTCCCCGACATGGATCACTTCACCAATTTTTTCCCGTAGCTCTTCATACAAAGCCTGAGCTTCCGGGGTTAATTTCAGCGTTTCTTGAGTAAAGGCAGCTGATTCACGTTTTAACGCAGCATGATCTGCATCGTTCGGCAGATTAACCTCTTCATTCACCGCAGGTTGATGAAAATCTCTGATCCACGAAAATAGGTGAAAGTTATTCGTTTTTGTCAGCAATTCTTCCCAATACTCACGCATTGCCGGCGGCATTTTCTGCATCAATTCTGCATGCTGCTTGCTTAATATTTCACCACGTTGCTTGAACAGTTCGACGACTTTCATCTCAACTCCTTGCTCCATTACTATGAAGTCTGTAACGGCTTGATTTTGAACTACTTCACAGAAAGGTGCAAACACTTTCGGGCGTACATGCGTTAACTGAACAGTGTTTTTTATATATATTTCATTAACTTACAAATAAAACGCCATTTTATTAGAACAATAGAGCGCCACTGGTACGATCTCTTTGCATCCATCCTGTCTACAGGGTTCAAAAGAACACTGTTTCTTTTTTTAGTTTAAAAATCAATGTCATAGAAAATTCACATTCCCCGACTCGATCTGATGTATCATAAGTGATTAAAAAATAACCAGACTTGCTATGACATACAAAAACAGTGCCATTGTGCACAAAATTTCAATCATTTGATTCATCAACACGCTCGTCGCGCAATTCCCCTATTGCTTGTGCCTATCACAGATATCGGTCCGACAGATGGAATACTTTGCTATGCTCAGTAGACAATTCATTAAATATAAATGATAATTATTATCATATAGAGATTCCGATCAGGCCTGAAGGTGGCGATTGTATGAAAAAATATTTAATGACCTCATTTTACTGTGCTTTGATGCTCCTCCCCGGCATGGCTTGGGCGAAGTTTAAAGTCGTCACAACATTTACTATTATTCAAGACATGGCACAGAATATTGCCGGAGATGCTGCCGAAGTCGTCTCTTTAACGAAACCCGGCGCAGAAATTCACAACTATCAACCGACACCGAAAGACATTATCAAAGCACAGTCTGCAGACCTTGTGTTGTGGAATGGCCTCAATCTAGAGCAGTGGTTCCAACGTTTTTTCTCCAATATAAAAGACGTACCTTCCGTTGTTGTCACTGACGGGATTCAGCCACTCTCGATCTATACCGGCCCATATAAAAATAAACCCAACCCGCATGCATGGATGTCGCCGAAAAATGCATCGATCTATGTAGAAAACATCCGTCAGGCACTGGTGAAATACGATCCGGCCCATGCAGCAACATATAATCACAATGCTCAAATCTATCAGGAAAAAATCGCTCAGCTAAGTGAACATATCCGGACGCAATTGGCAGCCATCCCAGAGCAAAAACGCTGGCTGGTCACCAGTGAAGGTGCTTTCAGCTATCTCGCGAGAGATTATGGCTTAAAAGAAGCGTTTCTCTGGCCGATTAATGCCGATCAACAAGGCACACCACATCAAGTGAAAGCTTTAATTGATACCATCTATCAGCATCATATTCATGTACTGTTCAGTGAGAGCACCATCTCTGACCGCCCTGCCAAACAGGTGGCCAGAGAAACAGGGGCAACCTATGGTGGTATCCTTTATGTGGATTCTCTCTCGACCCAGAACGGGCCGGTTCCGACTTATCTGGATCTACTCAAAGTCACCACCGATACCATTGTCAGAGGATTACGATCATGAGCCAGCAACCCGTCACGCTTGAAGCCACTCAAGTGAGTGTTACATACAATAATGGTTTTAAAGCGATTCACGATGTC
Protein-coding regions in this window:
- a CDS encoding phage protein — protein: MSARFSGRSFDTTLFGVYVHVKSATATINDESAVAFTRGVTDGYTDGKVSCDVELEMDLKQFQKVHAAAKEAGSYRDIKLQDIQFYAHNGEDEDKIELYGVKFLVSDLLNIDSESADKSTRKLKGFVTSPNFVKINGVPYLSKADTRNLVS
- a CDS encoding DUF2586 domain-containing protein, with protein sequence MAWPSVIINIKNMMKGPIAGVEYHFLFVGYGTVSGAERELTVVDASTDLETALSSAGESLQATVMAAQLNGGSEWTAGVMVLDQADDWKDAVRKANETASFEAFVLDFPATDKTLLEDAIAMRTELKNALGRETFAICCLPEIDNTDATNGETWEAWLAKSVAIVDGVASQYITVVPSVHADGSTLGKYCGRLANQVNASIADSPARIKTGSVVGSTDFLTDKDGKALALSVLKTLESNRIACPMWYPDYDGQYWTTGRTLDVEGGDFQDIRHIRVAMKAARKVRIRAIARIADRTFNSTPQSEAQAKLFMTQDLREMALIGNPGEIYPPEDDDIQIKWVNSTEVEIYMAVQPYECPVKITVAIYISQGDEA
- a CDS encoding phage tail protein — protein: MAQYEAGDKLRELKTFIATCVGDEIAQNLTTQMKNTSLSLDSQFLGNGCQLLSMRYHARLVFNNFPHLTYSPAVLFANVGAWLMDHDSDREAGATLANPMIEMTTVDDTHSTIIIDIEFEEPISVTEDVAGPIYWRGKQWRIDAYEIWVAETLGHFTTGLRQTGR
- a CDS encoding ogr/Delta-like zinc finger family protein, with protein sequence MRVLCPECGQKSRIQKSNRITNSHADLYCSCSDPECGHTFVMNLSYSHTLSPSAKAANQLVCNLIKSLPPESRASLQQELSLI
- the lysC gene encoding hypothetical protein — protein: MIQTQYVLPPEGIIVPCYKPSISGTWPEIVTEDIPRLKSALSQCAGRADDYLQWRASKVTP
- a CDS encoding lysozyme, which translates into the protein MKYNRLIGTVLFGAVAVTGTFEGQRNEAYQDPGGVWTVCFGETAGVRQDMSYSDEQCAMMLASSLNYHNQPLENLHYQLPANVHIAALDFSYNLGTNALRRSTLYRKLKQQDIEGACQEFNRWVYLNGKDCRVAQNRCRGIVTRREIETQLCLGQISVRDALIQLGHTPSDSEVMYDL
- a CDS encoding replication protein P; the encoded protein is MMKSITDEAIQNGLKMLSADSETVADQQSADTFAAQIVNMILRELRGIHPAWRASIRSEQEYETLKLNYVKAMMEQGVNTMVQVQRGLRMARANSSDFIPGPGKFCAWCLDDEAWLPAYQRMITRRAPQSRLEQLVRNECEFDARKFNQEKAQQLFAKTYHKWLQRERNGTLPPQVIRLSPRAVTTEFDRLRCERGVPDPRTLTGIFKRVAELGQRHQSIKMGK
- a CDS encoding conserved phage C-terminal domain-containing protein — its product is MSIRRAKREQCFTLVGNHIFQEGHLSFQAMGMLTYLLSKPDHWQVSPAHLANVTQGSAKKTGRDGVYAILKELRQVGYVTTQKRASGEIEYIVFDEPKTAHPDKAIEASPCAETDKPDLAEPDPAQTTQIMTDPQQERNDQAMILARPLAKSDVAVTTSSQHQTMQAVVFHLNQAAQTRFQPKGQTASLIMARLQEDFSVEDLVAVIDHKVREWGNDARMRQYLRPATLFNTNKFPGYLSQARYVRENATAGHSLRNWEPDDEDTGWIHALHQFPERHN
- a CDS encoding LexA family protein — protein: MIVELGERLKARRESLGLTQDMLTARVKEIDSSLSLNRITISQIENGIQSSMKDRLLLAMSKALECSPEWIVYGTNSANAEHADIPSQANVSHGPAVSTMCPVISWVKAGDFSEAVTPYAPDEYEYYPCPVHSGPGTYILRVRGDSMEPRFEENDLIFIDPNLVEPEHNKFVIAMLTDSAEATFKQIQVIDNKKYLKALNPSYPPELRFLSINGNCQIIGTVIAHMKPI